In Ruminiclostridium papyrosolvens DSM 2782, the following proteins share a genomic window:
- a CDS encoding MFS transporter yields the protein MSKKAKLLLTVSALFTLAMGISNVFLNILLWKESKNFIVLAEYNLMQYMFLPITFIFAGWLSKRKNGIWSLRLGILFFIILFGLILLFQDKISNFVLIFGILFGVAAGFYWLAFHVLSFDFTSTENRDTFNGYNGSIAGICGAVAPISSAYIINKNVLGMGYTIVFSISLLLFVVLILVSFLLKAEYYGRKMDFKKIIGTNSHDWSFLRKGLFTWGFRDVIIGFLIFVLVFKTTGSEWSVGTFSLIGSLISSVAFVIEQKLVKPKSRLKSMLAGAGLMFLAVWGLVVNISYGTLLLFIIMDSAFLPFFMVPFSSAGFNIISLQHQEDLRLEYIINKEIILNMGRVVSLLILIGLLWFVKYDRSLNYFLLFIGCAQIIALYFLKKMRVWRM from the coding sequence ATGTCGAAAAAGGCTAAGCTGTTGTTAACCGTAAGTGCCCTTTTCACACTTGCAATGGGCATTTCAAATGTTTTTCTTAATATCTTATTGTGGAAAGAATCAAAAAACTTTATAGTTTTAGCAGAATATAATCTCATGCAGTATATGTTCCTCCCCATCACCTTCATTTTTGCCGGATGGCTTTCCAAAAGAAAAAATGGTATCTGGTCACTAAGGTTGGGAATACTTTTTTTCATTATCTTATTCGGGCTTATTCTTCTATTTCAAGACAAAATTTCAAATTTTGTACTGATATTTGGAATATTATTCGGGGTAGCCGCAGGTTTTTATTGGCTTGCATTTCATGTTCTGAGTTTTGATTTTACATCAACTGAAAACAGGGATACCTTTAATGGTTACAATGGTTCTATTGCAGGAATCTGCGGTGCTGTTGCACCAATATCTTCTGCCTATATAATTAATAAAAATGTCCTGGGAATGGGCTACACTATTGTCTTTTCTATCTCATTACTGCTATTCGTAGTACTGATATTGGTATCCTTTTTATTAAAAGCAGAATATTACGGAAGGAAGATGGACTTTAAAAAGATAATCGGTACAAACTCTCACGATTGGAGCTTTTTAAGAAAGGGCCTGTTCACGTGGGGCTTTAGAGATGTTATTATAGGTTTCCTAATATTTGTACTGGTTTTTAAAACTACAGGCAGTGAATGGTCTGTGGGTACTTTTTCACTTATTGGCTCACTTATTTCATCGGTAGCTTTTGTGATTGAGCAAAAGCTGGTTAAGCCAAAATCAAGGTTAAAGTCAATGCTGGCAGGGGCCGGTTTAATGTTTTTGGCAGTATGGGGATTGGTTGTCAATATCAGTTACGGAACTCTGCTGTTATTTATAATAATGGACTCTGCATTTCTGCCCTTTTTTATGGTTCCTTTTTCTTCTGCCGGCTTCAACATTATAAGTCTTCAGCATCAGGAGGATTTGCGGCTTGAATATATTATCAATAAAGAGATTATTCTAAATATGGGCAGAGTAGTAAGTCTGCTGATACTCATAGGTTTGCTGTGGTTTGTAAAATATGACCGAAGCCTTAACTATTTTTTGCTGTTTATAGGCTGTGCACAAATCATAGCTCTGTATTTTTTGAAAAAAATGAGAGTATGGAGGATGTAA
- a CDS encoding TM2 domain-containing protein, with translation MAQNECPQCGAPTALSDRECKYCGEALTVQNSAPSAAQRPVPKQQEFDPQAAEALLYQQRVAQQQYAQQQNINNGIDPSWPIKNKIVAGLLAIFLGGLGIHKFYMGKIGKGILYMLFCWTFIPSFIAFIEGIVYLCSNDHNFQVKHRVRFQ, from the coding sequence ATGGCTCAAAATGAATGTCCTCAATGCGGGGCACCAACTGCTCTTAGTGATAGAGAATGTAAATATTGCGGTGAAGCTTTGACCGTACAAAATTCTGCTCCATCAGCTGCTCAGAGACCTGTTCCTAAACAGCAGGAGTTTGACCCCCAAGCAGCCGAGGCACTGCTATACCAACAGCGTGTTGCACAACAGCAATATGCTCAGCAGCAGAATATAAATAATGGCATAGATCCTTCCTGGCCAATAAAAAACAAAATTGTTGCCGGACTTTTGGCAATATTTTTAGGTGGACTTGGAATTCACAAGTTTTACATGGGCAAAATAGGTAAAGGTATACTTTATATGTTGTTCTGCTGGACCTTTATTCCAAGTTTTATTGCTTTTATCGAAGGTATTGTTTATTTGTGTTCCAATGACCATAATTTCCAAGTAAAACATCGTGTAAGATTTCAATAA
- a CDS encoding SPFH domain-containing protein, with protein MAIIDRVKFDGLRSRDWIVYKHPAEDLVYGTQLIVGEGQIAVFVKGGEICDLFSPGTYTLDAKNLPILKAFVNLPFGGKTPFSAEIFYINTTTKLDINWGTSDPVQIIDPKYYTRLRVRAFGQMGLKLDNYETFFRELIGVMNPADFIKFDNVIDFFKGILIQKIKSIIANVIVNQKISALEITARLDDIANYTLEMISPEFSKYGLIAINLIIKSINFPDEDFEEINKILKSKAEFEIMGDNRYVTKRSFDVYDQAAGNNSGVAGVFASGGVGFGIGASLGSDMHNTINTKAATDAATLACPSCSAENSAKSKFCCECGKPLETPKKKCISCGALVTGNPKFCPECGTPMGSRICECGTEIPIGTKFCPQCGKKL; from the coding sequence ATGGCTATCATTGATAGAGTAAAATTTGACGGGCTTAGATCCCGTGATTGGATTGTTTATAAACATCCGGCCGAAGATCTTGTATATGGAACACAGCTTATTGTAGGTGAAGGACAAATTGCAGTTTTTGTTAAAGGCGGAGAGATTTGTGATTTATTTTCTCCTGGAACTTATACTCTTGATGCTAAAAATCTTCCAATACTTAAAGCCTTTGTTAATCTGCCTTTTGGAGGAAAAACCCCTTTCAGTGCAGAAATTTTCTATATCAACACTACTACGAAACTAGATATCAACTGGGGAACATCTGATCCGGTACAAATAATTGACCCAAAATATTATACCAGACTCAGAGTTCGTGCTTTTGGCCAGATGGGCTTAAAACTTGATAACTATGAAACCTTTTTTCGTGAACTGATTGGAGTAATGAATCCGGCGGACTTTATTAAATTTGACAATGTCATAGATTTCTTCAAAGGAATCTTGATTCAGAAGATAAAAAGCATAATCGCCAATGTAATTGTAAATCAAAAAATATCTGCATTGGAGATTACTGCCAGACTGGATGATATTGCAAATTACACCCTTGAAATGATTTCTCCTGAATTTTCCAAATATGGATTAATTGCAATCAACTTAATTATAAAATCCATTAATTTCCCCGATGAAGACTTTGAAGAAATTAACAAGATTCTAAAAAGCAAGGCTGAATTCGAAATTATGGGAGACAACCGTTATGTAACAAAACGTTCTTTTGATGTATATGACCAAGCTGCCGGCAATAATTCAGGTGTAGCAGGTGTGTTTGCTTCAGGAGGTGTTGGTTTTGGAATAGGTGCATCTCTGGGTTCCGACATGCATAACACCATTAATACAAAAGCAGCCACAGATGCTGCAACCTTAGCATGTCCCTCCTGTAGTGCTGAAAATTCAGCAAAATCAAAATTTTGCTGTGAATGTGGAAAGCCGTTGGAAACTCCAAAGAAGAAATGTATTTCCTGTGGAGCATTAGTAACCGGCAATCCCAAATTCTGTCCTGAATGTGGAACTCCTATGGGAAGCAGGATCTGTGAATGCGGTACAGAAATCCCAATAGGCACTAAATTTTGCCCACAATGCGGTAAAAAACTGTGA
- a CDS encoding cyclic nucleotide-binding domain-containing protein, with amino-acid sequence MLKCLESYEQVYTKNDILLLAGDKVSSVGIILSGSAQIVKEDIMGNRNIVYEIGTADMFGEAFSCAKLAKSPVTVLTTTGCTVMYIGFSRIVTTCSSSCSFHTKLIENMLSLIAQKNIFLNSKIEILSQRSTREKLMAYFYMQVQRTGKNRFRIPFSRDELADFLCVNRSALSRELSKMKQ; translated from the coding sequence ATGTTAAAATGCCTTGAATCCTATGAACAGGTTTATACTAAAAATGATATACTGCTGTTGGCAGGAGATAAGGTATCCTCTGTAGGTATAATTTTATCCGGTTCTGCCCAGATTGTTAAAGAAGATATAATGGGCAACAGAAATATAGTATATGAAATCGGTACGGCAGACATGTTCGGAGAGGCTTTTTCATGTGCAAAGTTAGCGAAAAGCCCGGTAACAGTTCTCACTACTACCGGTTGCACCGTAATGTATATCGGCTTTAGCAGGATTGTTACCACCTGTTCCTCCTCCTGCAGCTTTCACACCAAGCTTATTGAAAACATGCTTTCACTTATTGCACAAAAAAATATTTTTCTAAATAGCAAAATAGAGATTCTCTCTCAGAGGTCGACCCGTGAAAAGCTCATGGCCTATTTCTATATGCAGGTGCAGAGAACAGGGAAAAACAGATTCAGGATTCCTTTTTCACGTGACGAACTTGCAGACTTTTTGTGTGTAAACCGAAGTGCTTTATCAAGAGAATTATCAAAAATGAAACAATAA
- the hcp gene encoding hydroxylamine reductase produces the protein MENLWNAHEDIRSLKSLILFGIRGMAAYAYHALVLGYSDDEVNAFFYKALRAVGSDMAIDELLSIVMETGEVNLKCMALLDKANTETYGTPVPTSVPMTVEKGPFIVISGHDLYDLYLLLEQTKDKGINIYTHGEMLPAHAYPKLKAYPHLKGNFGTAWQNQQKEFDNLPAPVLFTTNCLMPVKPSYSDRVFTTEVVAYPEMVHIGDEKNFTPVINKALELGGYKEDTRFTGINGGDTLTTGFARGTVLSVVDKVIDAVKAGAIKHFFLVGGCDGAKVGRNYYTEFVNKTPKDTVILTLACGKYRFNDLDIGEIGGLPRIMDMGQCNDAYSAIQVAAALSNAFECEINELPLSMVLSWYEQKAVCILLTLLSLGIKNIYLGPTLPAFVSQNVLNILVEKFNISPISTPDEDLKKILG, from the coding sequence ATGGAAAATCTCTGGAATGCACACGAGGACATCCGTTCACTGAAATCCCTTATTTTATTCGGAATCAGAGGAATGGCTGCTTATGCCTACCATGCATTGGTTCTGGGATATTCCGATGATGAGGTTAACGCATTCTTCTACAAGGCACTAAGAGCTGTAGGCAGCGACATGGCTATTGACGAACTGCTCTCAATTGTTATGGAAACAGGAGAAGTTAATTTAAAGTGTATGGCACTTCTTGATAAGGCAAATACAGAAACCTATGGAACTCCTGTACCGACTTCCGTACCAATGACTGTTGAAAAAGGTCCATTTATTGTAATTTCAGGTCACGATCTTTATGATTTATATCTTCTTCTGGAACAAACAAAGGATAAGGGAATAAACATTTACACTCATGGTGAAATGCTTCCTGCACATGCATATCCTAAGCTTAAGGCATACCCTCATTTAAAGGGCAACTTCGGTACAGCTTGGCAGAATCAACAGAAGGAATTTGACAATCTTCCGGCTCCCGTACTGTTTACAACAAACTGTCTTATGCCTGTAAAACCAAGCTATAGTGACAGAGTATTTACAACTGAAGTAGTTGCATATCCAGAAATGGTTCATATAGGAGACGAAAAGAACTTTACTCCTGTAATAAACAAGGCGCTTGAACTTGGAGGATATAAGGAAGATACAAGATTCACAGGCATCAACGGCGGGGATACATTAACCACCGGTTTTGCCAGAGGAACAGTTCTGTCAGTAGTAGATAAGGTAATTGATGCCGTTAAGGCAGGAGCAATAAAACACTTCTTCTTGGTAGGAGGATGTGACGGTGCAAAGGTTGGAAGAAATTACTACACAGAATTTGTTAATAAAACTCCAAAGGATACCGTAATACTGACACTTGCTTGCGGAAAATACCGTTTCAATGACCTTGATATCGGTGAAATAGGCGGACTTCCAAGAATTATGGATATGGGACAATGTAATGATGCCTACAGTGCAATACAGGTGGCAGCTGCTTTGTCAAACGCTTTTGAGTGTGAAATCAATGAGTTACCTCTCTCAATGGTGCTTTCCTGGTACGAACAGAAGGCTGTCTGCATACTGCTGACTCTGCTTTCCCTGGGAATTAAGAACATTTACCTTGGGCCTACACTGCCTGCATTTGTTTCACAAAATGTACTAAATATATTAGTAGAAAAATTCAACATCAGCCCGATTTCTACTCCTGATGAGGACTTGAAAAAAATTCTCGGATAA
- the mscL gene encoding large-conductance mechanosensitive channel protein MscL, translated as MRKSKFISEFKEFISRGNVVDLAVGVIIGSAFTAIVNSLVNQIIMPVIGYIIGGINFSDFKWTLEEAKGDAPEVAVYFGSFIQQIVNFLIIAFVVFMMVKLINVLKRKKEEAVEEIKEEKASKEEILLTEIRDLLKKQL; from the coding sequence ATGAGAAAATCGAAATTCATATCTGAATTTAAAGAGTTTATATCAAGAGGAAATGTAGTGGATTTGGCTGTGGGTGTCATAATTGGTTCTGCTTTTACAGCCATAGTTAATTCCCTTGTGAATCAAATTATTATGCCTGTTATCGGATATATAATAGGGGGCATAAACTTTTCTGACTTTAAATGGACTTTAGAAGAGGCAAAGGGAGATGCACCTGAAGTAGCCGTATATTTCGGCTCGTTTATTCAGCAGATAGTTAATTTTCTCATAATTGCTTTTGTAGTTTTTATGATGGTAAAGCTTATAAATGTGCTGAAACGTAAAAAGGAAGAAGCAGTAGAAGAAATAAAGGAAGAAAAAGCTTCAAAGGAAGAAATATTGCTTACGGAAATAAGGGATTTACTTAAAAAACAATTGTAG
- a CDS encoding CAP domain-containing protein, with amino-acid sequence MNKKSSIVISSVAACAIFASAFAFNGFAIGKTKAESIAAQDKTNISQSTKAPSNALESIISKVSQNTAQSKNDSNTAAVNKSAVNNVNANTSKSTNCPTKNNVDTTTAPNNYNQPTTATNNNIESADIMDKLQTIAYTKNCNNSTAKNTNYSDIQSALNSFLKSGSSAAKPAASKPSATKPAPQKPAATPAVSGDYAAFQKRVVELVNAERAKNGLKPLTMNAQVNKTATLKSQDMAKLGYFDHNSPTYGSPFDMMKKYGISYRTAGENIAMGQTTPEQVMKGWMNSPGHRANILKASFTQIGVGVAKNSSGRLYWTQQFIG; translated from the coding sequence ATGAATAAAAAATCATCTATTGTCATTTCAAGTGTAGCTGCATGTGCAATATTCGCATCAGCCTTTGCTTTTAACGGTTTTGCAATTGGAAAAACAAAAGCAGAAAGTATTGCTGCACAAGATAAAACAAATATCAGCCAATCAACTAAAGCACCATCCAATGCACTAGAGTCAATTATATCTAAAGTTTCACAAAATACGGCGCAAAGTAAAAATGACTCCAATACAGCGGCAGTTAACAAATCAGCAGTTAACAACGTGAACGCCAATACTTCAAAATCAACAAATTGCCCAACTAAAAATAATGTTGATACAACTACAGCCCCAAACAACTATAATCAGCCGACTACAGCTACCAATAATAATATCGAATCAGCAGATATTATGGATAAGCTGCAAACAATAGCATATACAAAGAATTGTAATAATTCAACTGCCAAAAACACTAATTATTCAGATATTCAGTCTGCATTGAATTCATTTTTGAAGTCTGGGTCATCAGCAGCTAAGCCTGCTGCTTCAAAACCATCAGCTACCAAGCCGGCTCCTCAAAAGCCTGCTGCAACACCTGCTGTAAGCGGTGACTATGCAGCTTTCCAGAAAAGAGTTGTGGAACTCGTTAATGCAGAAAGAGCAAAAAATGGTTTAAAACCTTTAACAATGAATGCTCAGGTAAATAAAACAGCAACCCTCAAATCACAGGACATGGCTAAACTGGGCTACTTTGACCACAATTCACCGACTTACGGTTCACCCTTTGATATGATGAAGAAATATGGTATCAGCTACAGAACCGCAGGCGAAAACATTGCAATGGGACAGACTACACCTGAACAAGTAATGAAGGGTTGGATGAATTCACCCGGACACAGGGCAAACATCCTTAAAGCATCCTTTACACAGATTGGTGTAGGAGTAGCAAAGAACTCCAGCGGAAGATTGTACTGGACTCAGCAGTTTATAGGATAA
- a CDS encoding ZIP family metal transporter: MEWLNNQNPILLALFATLGTWALTALGAAMVFFFKEINQRLLNTMLGFAAGVMIAASFWSLLAPAIEMAEKSSNIPAWLVAALGFLGGAVFLYMADKIIPHMHLNSKDGESEGISTKLRRSILLVFSITLHNIPEGLAVGVAFGAAANGFNNITLLSAIAVAMGIGIQNFPEGAAVSIPLRREGLSRTKSFLYGQASGLVEPIAGVLGAALVMYIQPILPYALAFAAGAMIFVVVEELIPEAQSGGHKSTHMATAGCIIGFTVMMILDVALG; this comes from the coding sequence ATGGAATGGTTAAATAATCAAAATCCTATATTATTGGCGCTTTTTGCTACATTAGGAACTTGGGCGCTAACAGCATTGGGAGCCGCAATGGTTTTCTTTTTCAAAGAAATAAACCAACGCCTGCTTAATACAATGCTTGGTTTTGCAGCGGGTGTAATGATTGCGGCAAGCTTTTGGTCACTGCTCGCACCTGCAATTGAAATGGCAGAGAAATCATCAAATATACCTGCTTGGCTTGTTGCCGCTCTGGGCTTTCTGGGAGGTGCGGTTTTTCTTTACATGGCCGATAAGATTATTCCTCATATGCATTTAAATTCTAAAGATGGGGAAAGCGAGGGAATATCAACAAAGCTCAGGCGAAGCATACTTCTTGTATTTTCAATAACTTTACATAATATACCTGAGGGACTAGCGGTAGGAGTGGCTTTCGGGGCTGCGGCAAATGGATTTAACAATATAACTTTATTGTCTGCAATTGCTGTTGCAATGGGAATTGGAATTCAAAATTTTCCTGAGGGTGCTGCTGTGTCAATTCCATTACGACGTGAGGGTTTATCACGTACAAAGAGCTTTCTATACGGTCAGGCTTCTGGTCTTGTTGAGCCAATTGCAGGTGTTTTGGGTGCAGCACTAGTAATGTATATTCAGCCTATTCTGCCGTACGCACTTGCTTTTGCGGCGGGAGCAATGATATTTGTTGTTGTGGAAGAACTCATTCCGGAAGCTCAGAGCGGAGGCCACAAAAGCACACATATGGCCACCGCAGGCTGTATTATAGGGTTTACCGTAATGATGATACTGGATGTTGCCCTTGGATAG
- a CDS encoding AraC family transcriptional regulator: MCKPQICAENFNPTLLYAFINFANSESHITLHTHDFTEVKIILSGYFTYIIDDKLYEVTKGNIIIINPGVQHKKIIPEGVNIEEFNYALGNLQFKELPENFLIEPSSQPVFSLPLHQPEIIKCINETLSEQEKNEPYCDLFIKSSIMKLTALLHRGMTASKERTEKTRLDIQTSEKTYIVNDILEYLSSNYMKQISLYRIAHNMYLSPVYISKIFKEETGESPINHLIRIRLTKARELLISGDMPIKTVARNVGYDDAFYFSKLYKKYYGIPPSMEKRKNAG, from the coding sequence TTGTGTAAGCCGCAAATCTGTGCTGAAAATTTCAATCCAACATTGTTATATGCTTTTATTAATTTTGCTAATTCCGAAAGCCATATTACACTGCATACCCACGACTTTACGGAAGTAAAAATAATCCTGTCGGGATATTTTACATATATAATAGATGATAAATTATATGAAGTAACCAAAGGGAATATTATAATTATAAACCCCGGTGTACAACATAAAAAGATTATTCCTGAGGGAGTTAATATTGAGGAGTTTAATTATGCTTTGGGCAATTTACAGTTTAAGGAACTTCCTGAAAATTTCCTTATTGAGCCCTCCTCCCAGCCCGTTTTTAGTTTGCCCCTTCATCAACCTGAAATAATCAAGTGTATTAATGAAACACTAAGCGAACAGGAAAAAAACGAGCCTTACTGTGACCTGTTTATTAAAAGCAGCATAATGAAACTGACTGCACTGTTGCACAGGGGGATGACTGCCAGTAAGGAAAGAACTGAAAAAACAAGGCTTGATATTCAAACCTCGGAAAAGACTTATATTGTAAATGACATTCTTGAATATCTGAGCTCAAATTATATGAAGCAGATTTCTCTGTATAGAATAGCTCACAATATGTACCTGAGCCCGGTTTATATTTCTAAAATATTCAAGGAGGAGACCGGTGAATCTCCAATAAATCATCTGATAAGGATTCGCCTTACAAAAGCACGGGAACTGCTGATATCAGGAGATATGCCTATTAAAACCGTTGCAAGAAATGTAGGTTATGATGATGCCTTTTACTTCAGCAAACTTTATAAGAAATACTACGGAATTCCTCCTTCAATGGAAAAAAGGAAGAATGCCGGTTGA